A single Salmo trutta chromosome 14, fSalTru1.1, whole genome shotgun sequence DNA region contains:
- the frs3 gene encoding fibroblast growth factor receptor substrate 2 has product MGSCWSCLYRDPIQDNHLTKFKVTNVDDEGNELGSGTMELTETELILHTRKRDAIRWPYLCLRRYGYDSNLFSFESGRRCQTGQGIFAFKCSRAEEIFNLLQELMQCNSINVVEEPMIMTGSGHAREIDMPRTPQTPNTPAFPVQGFPNGYPGYPMRAESSQPSLTDNPHGHSHMGLEDQAHTYVNTVTVDGELSSRHCVHSLPEVRPTSFPESTRGAMPVVGQGGGQTSMHCCPLEEQRKEPQVFLQPSSQEVKFMLGPTPAQRHLLERERERHGGHNPHAMRPVEGATGSETEGDEPPLHVYNSHSYHHPHYHHVMHRHPGHEHQEGCQLTYENINGLRGGRRLRLSPSSMSQSVGSSSSSSTTGDSHSHPQSHPLNPHPHGPSSLPPQGYPCERGAGMGGGHRRTALLNYENLPSLPPVWEYRALQRDEEQDEDDEEQDEEEYEEEEEDFDEYEFSEGPGTPNGYHQEGLGRGGIHRDALQNYVNTEQVQVQVQPSRLRHACPPQPQHLQPCHSQPDRGGRIFSFDFRRRPGGGFGRGEGCEHSHMPPSRQLNYIQVDLDAEPPCQALGGGGGGGAQSQPQPQHQRLPPLKCGPQQAPRRSEFYAVIDLKKTAAMSNLQKALPRDDGTSRKTRHNSTDLPL; this is encoded by the exons ATGGGGAGCTGTTGGAGCTGTCTATACAGAGACCCCATCCAAGACAACCATCTCACCAAATTCAAG GTAACCAATGTGGATGACGAGGGGaatgagttgggctctgggaccATGGAGCTCACCGAGACCGAGCTCATCCTGCACACGCGCAAGAGGGACGCCATCCGGTGGCCCTACCTGTGTCTGCGGCGCTACGGCTACGACTCCAACCTGTTCTCATTCGAGAGTGGCCGGCGCTGCCAGACTGGACAGG GAATCTTTGCGTTTAAATGTTCTCGTGCGGAGGAGATCTTCAACCTCCTCCAGGAGCTGATGCAGTGCAACAGTATCAATGTGGTGGAGGAGCCTATGATCATGACCGGCAGTGGACACGCACGAGAGATAGACATGCCTCGCACCCCACAGACACCCAACA CTCCAGCATTCCCTGTCCAGGGTTTTCCCAACGGGTACCCGGGGTATCCCATGAGAGCTGAATcctcccagccctctctaacTGACAACCCTCACGGCCACAGCCACATGGGCCTGGAGGACCAG GCTCACACCTATGTGAATACTGTTACTGTGGATGGGGAGCTCTCCAGTCGACACTGTGTACACTCCCTACCCGAGGTGCGGCCCACTTCCTTCCCTGAGTCAACCCGGGGAGCCATGCCTGTCGTGGGCCAAGGAGGTGGGCAGACCAGCATGCACTGTTGTCCACTCGAGGAACAACGCAAGGAACCCCAGGTATTCCTTCAGCCTTCCTCTCAGGAGGTGAAATTCATGCTGGGACCCACCCCTGCACAGCGCCacctgctggagagagagagggagaggcacgGGGGCCACAATCCACACGCCATGCGGCCTGTAGAGGGCGCCACAGGTTCAGAGACAGAGGGGGACGAGCCTCCTCTGCACGTGTACAACTCCCACTCCTATCACCACCCTCACTACCACCACGTGATGCACCGGCACCCTGGCCACGAACACCAGGAGGGCTGCCAGCTCACCTACGAGAATATCAACGGCCTGAGGGGGGGCCGCCGGCTGAGACTCAGCCCCAGCAGCATGTCCCAGTCTGTGggctccagcagcagcagcagcaccaccggAGACAGTCACTCTCACCCACAATCACACCCCCTCAACCCGCACCCCCACGGCCCATCTTCTCTGCCCCCCCAGGGGTACCCCTGTGAGCGGGGCGCAGGGATGGGCGGTGGTCACCGGCGGACAGCTCTGCTCAATTACGAGAACCTGCCGTCGCTGCCCCCGGTGTGGGAGTACCGTGCCCTGCAGAGAGACGAGGAGCAGGACGAGGATGACGAGGAGCAGGATGAGGAGGAgtacgaggaagaggaggaggactttGACGAGTACGAGTTTTCGGAGGGTCCAGGGACGCCCAACGGGTACCACCAGGAAGGGCTGGGGAGGGGGGGGATCCACCGTGACGCCCTGCAGAACTATGTCAACACAGAGCAGGTCCAGGTTCAGGTCCAGCCCAGTCGGCTGCGACATGCCTGCCCCCCTCAACCCCAGCACCTCCAGCCCTGCCACAGCCAGCCGGATCGGGGCGGCCGAATATTCAGCTTTGATTTCCGTAGGCGGCCTGGAGGAGGGTTTGGTCGGGGGGAGGGCTGCGAGCACAGTCACATGCCCCCGTCGAGGCAGCTCAACTACATCCAGGTGGACCTCGATGCGGAGCCGCCGTGCCAGGCCCTcggggggggtggaggagggggagcccagtctcagccccagccACAGCACCAGCGCCTGCCACCCCTCAAATGTGGCCCCCAGCAGGCCCCACGGCGCAGTGAGTTCTACGCTGTGATTGACCTGAAGAAGACAGCAGCCATGTCCAACCTGCAGAAAGCCCTCCCCCGGGACGATGGGACATCGAGAAAGACTCGTCACAACAGCACAGACCTGCCTCTGTAG